Proteins from a single region of Paenibacillus sp. BIHB 4019:
- a CDS encoding glycoside hydrolase family 5 protein, translating to MRWIGTCLLLAAVLISSTGAAAAGKPAAALSYYHTSGNQIVDAQGKPASFNGVNWFGFETGNFSPHGLWTRSLDSMLDQLAKEGYNLLRIPYTNEMLLAGKKPSGIDYMKNPDLKGLTPLQLLDKLVQKAEKRGMKIILDRHRPNASEQAERWYTQGVPEKTWIKDWTMLAKRYLANDTVIGADLHNEPHGSVCWGCGDSDSDWRLAAERAGNAILAVNPDWLIIVEGVDANVKGQSGSYWWGGNLSGVRKYPVRLKVPNQLVYSPHDYGPGVSSQPWFAGQTFPANLSGVWDANWGYIHKEKIAPILLGEFGGRNVDSTSKEGKWQNALVDYIGQNDLYWTYWSLNPNSGDTGGLLLDDWQTWNKPKQKMLARIMKPVNGATK from the coding sequence ATGAGATGGATAGGAACGTGCCTGTTGCTGGCGGCGGTGCTTATCTCGAGCACCGGGGCTGCTGCTGCTGGCAAGCCCGCAGCAGCATTGAGTTATTACCACACGTCAGGCAATCAAATCGTCGATGCCCAAGGTAAACCTGCTAGTTTCAACGGGGTGAACTGGTTCGGATTCGAGACGGGCAATTTTTCACCCCATGGCTTGTGGACGCGATCATTGGACAGCATGCTGGACCAGCTTGCAAAAGAAGGGTACAACTTGCTGCGTATTCCTTATACGAATGAAATGCTGCTTGCTGGTAAAAAACCAAGCGGGATCGACTATATGAAAAATCCCGACCTAAAGGGGCTGACACCGCTCCAGCTGCTGGATAAGCTTGTTCAGAAGGCGGAAAAGCGCGGTATGAAAATCATTCTGGACCGTCACCGCCCAAACGCCTCCGAGCAAGCGGAGCGGTGGTATACACAAGGGGTACCGGAAAAAACATGGATAAAGGATTGGACGATGCTGGCAAAGCGCTACTTGGCCAACGACACGGTAATCGGCGCCGATTTGCACAATGAGCCGCACGGTTCCGTATGCTGGGGTTGCGGCGATTCAGACAGCGATTGGCGGTTGGCTGCGGAGCGGGCGGGCAATGCAATTCTCGCTGTCAATCCGGACTGGCTGATCATTGTGGAAGGGGTGGACGCGAATGTAAAAGGCCAGAGCGGTTCCTATTGGTGGGGCGGCAATCTGTCGGGGGTTCGCAAATATCCAGTCCGGCTGAAAGTGCCTAACCAGCTCGTTTACTCACCGCACGATTATGGCCCGGGCGTTTCGTCGCAGCCGTGGTTCGCAGGCCAGACATTTCCCGCAAATCTGTCTGGCGTATGGGATGCTAATTGGGGCTATATTCATAAGGAAAAAATCGCACCGATATTGCTCGGGGAGTTCGGCGGCCGCAATGTCGATTCAACATCGAAGGAGGGCAAGTGGCAAAATGCTCTTGTCGACTACATCGGGCAAAATGATTTGTATTGGACCTACTGGAGCCTCAATCCGAACAGTGGAGATACCGGCGGACTGCTGTTAGACGATTGGCAGACATGGAACAA